The proteins below are encoded in one region of Canis lupus familiaris isolate Mischka breed German Shepherd chromosome 21, alternate assembly UU_Cfam_GSD_1.0, whole genome shotgun sequence:
- the FANCF gene encoding Fanconi anemia group F protein isoform X1 has product MESLLQQLERFSEVLAVSRTAAVSAWGPAAVRRAVQWARYLRRAHGRLRAALEGRRRAGPRLGAWGGRDVVLSARLLGNRALGAAAHRCLLRLLFPGPAAPAPAPAAALQARLARLARRRGAVRLLLRGGPAEDAALRTQAELLLRRLRDGPAGGLLDGLWARAPRAAFLRAAAAALLLDPAGPAPGELLRWLLGRADALAALCRDLPAARLAALAARHPALRRAYLRQLARWGCRLRYDLPSGRWEAAEPAHVSWAELRGRFLSLARAPPPLKDAALAALEAWSARDGAFRVRGLSVWTDLLLALGPGAGTDSLGAASSSGVLGAGGCRLARPGPARSPEHAHFPK; this is encoded by the coding sequence ATGGAGTCGCTGCTGCAGCAGCTGGAGCGCTTCTCGGAGGTGCTGGCCGTGTCCCGCACGGCGGCGGTCAGCGCCTGGGGCCCCGCCGCCGTGCGCAGGGCCGTGCAGTGGGCTCGCTACCTGCGCCGCGCGCACGGCCGGCTCCGCGCGGCTCTggaggggcggcggcgggcggggccgcgCCTCGGGGCCTGGGGCGGCCGCGACGTGGTGCTGTCGGCGCGCCTGCTGGGGAACCGCGCGCTGGGCGCCGCCGCGCACCGCTGCCTGCTGCGCCTGCTCTTcccgggccccgccgcgcccgcgcccgcccccgccgccgcgctGCAGGCCCGCCTCGCCCGCCTCGCCCGCCGCCGCGGCGCCGTCCGCCTGCTGCTCCGCGGGGGCCCCGCCGAGGACGCGGCGCTGCGCACGCAGGCGGAGCTGCTGCTGCGGCGGCTGCGCGACGGGCCGGCCGGCGGCCTCCTGGACGGGCTGTGGGCGCGCGCGCCGCGGGCCGCCTTCCTGCGCGCCGCGGCGGCCGCGCTGCTGCTGGACCCCGCGGGCCCCGCGCCGGGCGAGCTGCTCCGCTGGCTGCTGGGCCGCGCCGACGCCCTGGCCGCGCTGTGCCGCGACCTCCCCGCCGCGCGCCTGGCCGCGCTGGCCGCCCGCCACCCGGCGCTGCGCCGCGCCTACCTGCGCCAGCTCGCACGCTGGGGCTGCCGACTGCGCTACGACCTGCCTTCGGGCCGCTGGGAGGCCGCCGAGCCCGCGCACGTGTCCTGGGCCGAGCTGCGCGGCCGCTTCCTGAGCCTCgcgcgggcgccgccgccgctcAAGGACGCCGCCCTGGCCGCGCTGGAGGCCTGGAGCGCGCGGGACGGCGCCTTCCGAGTGCGCGGCCTCAGCGTCTGGACCGACCTGCTGCTGGCGCTGGGCCCGGGGGCCGGGACGGACAGCTTAGGGGCTGCGTCCTCCTCGGGGGTGCTCGGCGCGGGTGGGTGCCGcctggcccggcccggcccggcccgcagccccgaACACGCGCACTTCCCAAAGTGA